From one Triticum urartu cultivar G1812 chromosome 3, Tu2.1, whole genome shotgun sequence genomic stretch:
- the LOC125548461 gene encoding transcription factor GTE3, chloroplastic-like → MHHLAAADLPRAHERCRRLLDKLLQHEDGWVFAKPVDTHSLELRDYLSVIAEPMDLGTVSRRLELRRYPNLLCFSKDVQRTFSNAMTYNNKGDDVYESAAKLSRIFESGWASILEALPSPPPVAVRRTRLKDELSRLPMDLQGKAVVIMKDIGGWIQEVDGRVEVDFDKADEATLDKLEWLLALATIRKEAGALDNQI, encoded by the exons ATGCACCACCTCGCCGCCGCTGATCTTCCCCGTGCCCACGAACGCTGCCGCaggctgctggacaagctgctgcAACATGAGGATGGGTGGGTGTTCGCCAAGCCGGTGGATACACACAGCCTCGAACTCCGCGACTACCTCTCTGTCATCGCCGAACCCATGGATCTCGGCACTGTCAGCCGCCGCCTTGAATTGCGTCGCTACCCGAACCTGCTCTGCTTTTCCAAGGATGTCCAGCGTACCTTCAGCAACGCCATGACCTACAACAACAAGGGAGACGATGTGTACGAGAGTGCTGCTAAGCTCTCTCGCATCTTCGAGTCAGGGTGGGCCTCCATTTTGGAGGCGCTCCCATCACCGCCGCCGGTCGCCGTGCGCAGGACAAGGCTCAAGGATGAGCTGTCGCGGCTGCCGATGGACTTGCAGGGGAAAGCGGTCGTCATTATGAAGGACATCGGCGGGTGGATCCAGGAGGTGGATGGGAGGGTTGAGGTGGATTTCGACAAGGCCGACGAGGCGACTCTTGACAAGCTTGAGTGGCTGCTCGCTCTCGCCACCATCAGGAAG GAGGCAGGAGCGCTGGATAATCAAATTTGA
- the LOC125548462 gene encoding transcription factor GTE4-like, producing the protein MASQSSPAGAPPGFPKPANYLAAADLPRALERCRVLLDELLQHEDGWVFAKPVDSYELGLRDYHSEIRQPMDLGTVRRRLERRRYQNPLCFASDVRRTFRNAMTYNYKGDDVYKSADVLSRIFESGWASISATLQSPPPVAERRARLKDELPRLPVDLQYKAAVIMKDVGGWIQEVDGRVEVDLDKADEATLDKLEWLLALATMMKDAGVLDNQTGCGAA; encoded by the coding sequence ATGGCGTCCCAAAGCAGCCCGGCCGGAGCGCCGCCCGGTTTCCCTAAACCTGCGAACTACCTTGCCGCCGCCGATCTTCCCCGTGCCCTCGAACGCTGCCGCGTGCTGCTGGACGAGCTGCTGCAACATGAGGACGGGTGGGTGTTCGCCAAGCCGGTGGATTCATACGAACTCGGACTCCGCGACTACCACTCCGAAATCCGCCAACCCATGGATCTCGGCACCGTCCGCCGCCGCCTTGAACGGCGTCGCTACCAGAACCCGCTCTGCTTTGCCAGTGATGTCCGGCGTACCTTCCGCAACGCCATGACCTACAACTACAAGGGCGATGATGTGTATAAGAGTGCTGATGTGCTCTCTCGCATCTTCGAGTCAGGGTGGGCCTCCATTTCTGCAACGCTCCAGTCGCCACCGCCGGTCGCCGAGCGCAGGGCAAGGCTCAAGGATGAGCTGCCGCGGCTGCCGGTGGACTTGCAGTACAAAGCGGCCGTCATTATGAAGGACGTAGGCGGGTGGATCCAGGAGGTGGATGGGAGGGTTGAGGTGGATTTGGACAAGGCCGACGAGGCGACTCTTGACAAGCTCGAGTGGCTGCTCGCTCTCGCCACTATGATGAAG
- the LOC125544275 gene encoding transcription factor GTE4-like, protein MASQSSPAGAPPGFPKPTNYLPAVDLPRALGRCRMLLDRLLQHEDGWVFAKPVDTYELGLRDYYSIIAEPMDLGTVSRRLELRRYPNLLCFPKDVRRTFSNAMTYNNKGDDVYESAAKLSRIFESGWASILAALPSPPPVAVRRARLKDEFPRLPVDLQDKAAIIMKDIGGWIQEVDGRVEVDLDKADEATLDKLEWLLALATMRKEAGALDNQI, encoded by the exons ATGGCGTCCCAAAGCAGCCCGGCCGGAGCGCCGCCCGGTTTCCCTAAACCTACGAACTACCTTCCCGCCGTCGATCTTCCCCGTGCCCTCGGACGCTGCCGCATGCTGCTGGACAGGCTGCTGCAACATGAGGACGGGTGGGTGTTCGCCAAGCCGGTGGATACATACGAACTCGGCCTCCGCGACTACTACTCCATCATCGCCGAACCCATGGATCTCGGCACTGTCAGCCGCCGCCTTGAATTGCGTCGCTACCCGAACCTGCTCTGCTTTCCCAAGGATGTCCGGCGTACCTTCAGCAACGCCATGACCTACAACAACAAGGGAGACGATGTGTATGAGAGTGCTGCTAAGCTCTCTCGCATCTTCGAGTCAGGGTGGGCCTCCATTTTGGCGGCGctcccgtcgccgccgccggtcGCCGTGCGCAGGGCAAGGCTCAAGGATGAGTTTCCGCGGCTGCCGGTGGACTTGCAGGACAAAGCGGCCATCATTATGAAAGACATAGGCGGGTGGATCCAGGAGGTGGATGGGAGGGTTGAGGTGGATTTGGACAAGGCCGACGAGGCGACTCTTGACAAGCTCGAGTGGCTGCTCGCTCTCGCCACCATGAGGAAG GAGGCAGGAGCGCTGGATAATCAAATTTGA